DNA sequence from the Terriglobales bacterium genome:
TCCCGAACTGGAATACGTGCTCGACCACCACCTGCCCATGCGCTCCCTCCCGCAGGTGCTGGCCGAGGAATTCCTGAAGGGCCGCGAGGTGATCGTGGTCGCCGGCACCCACGGCAAGACCACCACCACCTCCATGCTGGCGTGGATCTTCGAGGTGGCGGGCCTCAAGCCCTCCTTCCTCATCGGCGGCATCGCCGAAAACTTCGGCTCCAGCTTCGCCGTCAGGGAAGGGAAGCACTTCATCCTCGAGGGCGACGAGTACGACACCGCCTTCTTCGACAAGGGCCCCAAGTTCCTGCACTACATGCCCGACCGCGTGCTGCTCACCTCGGTCGAGTTCGACCACGCCGACATCTACAAGGACCTGGAGGAAGTGAAGACCGCCTTCCGCCGCCTGGTCAACCTGGTGCCGCGCCGCGGCTCCATCGTGGCCTGGGACGGCGCCTCGACCGTGGACGAGTGCGTCGCCAAGGCCTTCTGCCCGGTCGAGCGCTACGGTTTCACCGGCCATGCCGCCTGGCGCATCACCGAGGAGCGCT
Encoded proteins:
- a CDS encoding Mur ligase domain-containing protein — encoded protein: MSPVRHIHLIGVCGTAMASLAGMLRERGFRVTGSDAAAYPPMSDFLAGLGIAVAQPYREEHLKPHPDLVVVGNAISRGNPELEYVLDHHLPMRSLPQVLAEEFLKGREVIVVAGTHGKTTTTSMLAWIFEVAGLKPSFLIGGIAENFGSSFAVREGKHFILEGDEYDTAFFDKGPKFLHYMPDRVLLTSVEFDHADIYKDLEEVKTAFRRLVNLVPRRGSIVAWDGASTVDECVAKAFCPVERYGFTGHAAWRITEERFTPEETAWSVERDGKPWADFAFPLAGEYNVLNATA